The following proteins come from a genomic window of Nostoc sp. TCL26-01:
- a CDS encoding transferase: MSVPPLRLYNNFDSYMSGEVTIHPSAVIAPGVILQAATNSKIIIGPGVCIGMGSILQAEGGTIEVEASASLGAGFLMVGQGKIGINACIGAATTVFNCSVAASSVVPPGSILGDDSRPVVTNALPPSSNNHAVPTSTQKPQPGESKVITSTSLSASAFVEFKQESISVTESAAAESDSATVGDNTDQTDSNLTQPNPENAESGQPATESSNSFGTQIYGQGSIQRLLVTLFPHRQALNNPVSDDGVPPSERS; encoded by the coding sequence ATGTCTGTGCCGCCACTGCGCCTCTACAACAACTTTGATTCCTACATGAGTGGCGAGGTGACGATTCATCCCAGTGCAGTGATTGCACCAGGGGTGATACTCCAAGCGGCTACCAACAGCAAAATTATCATTGGGCCGGGGGTCTGTATTGGCATGGGGTCAATTCTCCAAGCTGAAGGGGGGACTATTGAAGTAGAAGCCAGTGCCAGCTTGGGGGCTGGGTTTTTGATGGTTGGTCAAGGTAAGATTGGGATAAATGCTTGCATTGGTGCAGCGACAACTGTGTTTAACTGTTCCGTTGCTGCTAGTTCAGTAGTACCGCCAGGTTCAATTTTGGGAGATGACAGTAGGCCAGTTGTGACAAACGCGCTGCCACCATCCTCAAACAATCATGCTGTTCCCACCTCTACCCAAAAACCCCAGCCAGGTGAGAGTAAGGTCATTACTTCCACTAGCCTCTCTGCCTCGGCCTTTGTGGAGTTTAAACAAGAGTCTATTTCTGTGACAGAATCAGCCGCAGCTGAGAGTGACTCTGCTACTGTAGGAGACAACACTGATCAGACTGACTCTAACTTGACACAACCCAATCCAGAAAATGCAGAATCTGGTCAACCTGCCACAGAATCATCTAATAGCTTCGGGACTCAAATTTATGGGCAAGGAAGCATTCAACGACTTTTAGTCACATTGTTTCCCCACAGACAAGCCCTAAATAACCCTGTCTCTGACGATGGCGTTCCGCCCAGCGAGCGTAGCTGA
- a CDS encoding carbon dioxide-concentrating mechanism protein CcmK, producing METYNQRSFSTSQRSNRRDDFSDTALGLVSTLSFPAIVGTADMMLKSAGVHLVGYEKIGSGHCTAIVRGGIADVRLAVESGVQTAEQFGQLVSSLVIPRPFPNLDVVLPITNRLSQIMAEGQQSRLSNQAIGLVETRGFPAMVGACDAMLKSADVQLASYEKIGAGLCTAIIRGSVANVAVAVEAGMYEAERIGELNAVMVIPRPLDELEQTLPIASCWIEERQPLKLPVNIREQVAEREVLQLPDLATLPVKVIEEVWDDE from the coding sequence ATGGAGACATATAATCAACGCTCTTTTAGCACCAGCCAGAGATCCAATCGTCGAGACGATTTCAGCGATACCGCCTTGGGGTTAGTATCTACCCTCAGCTTTCCGGCGATCGTTGGGACGGCTGATATGATGTTGAAATCGGCTGGTGTTCATCTAGTCGGCTACGAGAAAATTGGCAGTGGACACTGTACGGCGATCGTCCGGGGTGGAATTGCTGATGTCCGTTTAGCTGTAGAATCTGGTGTACAGACAGCTGAACAATTCGGACAGCTGGTTTCTAGTCTAGTAATTCCCAGACCTTTTCCCAATTTGGATGTCGTTCTACCCATCACCAATCGCCTCAGTCAAATTATGGCGGAGGGGCAACAAAGCCGCTTGAGTAACCAAGCCATTGGCTTAGTAGAAACACGAGGCTTTCCCGCAATGGTGGGTGCGTGTGATGCGATGCTCAAATCAGCTGATGTCCAGTTGGCATCCTATGAAAAAATCGGTGCGGGTTTGTGTACAGCCATTATTCGTGGTTCAGTTGCTAACGTTGCCGTAGCAGTGGAAGCAGGAATGTATGAAGCAGAACGGATTGGCGAATTGAACGCAGTTATGGTGATTCCTCGACCCTTAGATGAATTGGAACAAACTCTGCCAATAGCTAGTTGTTGGATTGAAGAACGTCAGCCATTAAAATTACCTGTAAACATTAGAGAGCAAGTTGCAGAAAGGGAAGTGTTGCAATTGCCAGATTTAGCCACTCTACCCGTCAAAGTTATTGAGGAAGTTTGGGATGATGAATGA
- a CDS encoding LysR family transcriptional regulator — translation MNQATLHQLKVFEAAARHGSFTRAAEELFLTQPTVSMQIKQLTKSVGLPLFEQVGKRLYLTEAGRELFATCRQIFETIAQFEMKVADLKGLKQGQLRLSVITTAKYFIPRLLGPFCELYPGIDISLQVTNHEGILERMTSNMDDLYIMSQVPEHLDVNCQAFLDNPLVVFAPANHPLAKEKNIPIQRLANEPFIMREPGSGTRRAVQQLLEEQGISVKVKLELGSNEAIKQAIAGGLGISVLSRHTLLTDTAEFSILDVEHFPIQRSWYMVHPSGKQLSIVARTYYEYLLDAAKKFVEQTELLSSSLPVPEYSRVE, via the coding sequence TTGAACCAAGCAACGTTACACCAGTTGAAGGTGTTCGAGGCGGCGGCACGGCACGGTAGTTTTACTCGTGCTGCTGAGGAATTATTTCTCACCCAACCCACCGTCTCTATGCAAATTAAGCAACTGACGAAATCAGTAGGTTTACCGTTATTTGAGCAGGTAGGCAAACGCTTATATTTAACGGAAGCAGGACGAGAATTATTTGCTACGTGTCGGCAAATATTTGAGACAATAGCCCAATTTGAAATGAAAGTAGCAGATTTAAAGGGGCTAAAACAAGGACAATTGCGTTTGTCAGTTATTACAACAGCAAAATATTTTATACCACGTTTGTTGGGGCCTTTTTGCGAACTTTATCCAGGAATTGATATTTCCCTGCAAGTGACAAACCACGAAGGGATATTAGAACGCATGACCAGCAACATGGATGACTTGTATATTATGAGTCAAGTGCCTGAGCATTTAGATGTGAATTGCCAAGCATTTTTAGACAACCCCTTAGTAGTATTTGCTCCGGCAAATCACCCGTTGGCAAAAGAAAAAAATATCCCCATTCAACGTTTGGCTAATGAACCTTTTATCATGCGGGAACCAGGTTCAGGAACTCGCCGGGCAGTGCAACAACTCCTAGAAGAACAAGGTATTTCTGTGAAAGTCAAGCTAGAATTAGGTTCTAATGAAGCAATTAAACAAGCGATCGCAGGTGGTTTAGGTATTTCTGTATTATCTCGCCATACCCTATTAACCGATACCGCAGAATTCAGCATTTTAGACGTAGAACACTTTCCCATTCAACGGTCTTGGTATATGGTTCATCCATCTGGCAAACAACTATCTATAGTGGCACGTACTTACTACGAATATCTCCTAGATGCAGCCAAGAAATTTGTTGAGCAAACAGAGCTTTTAAGTAGTTCTTTACCTGTGCCTGAGTACAGTAGAGTGGAGTAG
- a CDS encoding mucoidy inhibitor MuiA family protein, protein MVNPEAPSWQKTVQSQIVAVTVYSDKALVTRKGKVALIGTEKSLVITSLPVTLETDSVRVSGTGTVGVRLLGVNCDRIYTTEPVGERVAHLNRQIQQLEAEKRHLQAQIDALGLQSKFIEGLREKTEEPFAQSLSRKNLSPSETLDFLNFLGSQYSEYAIASGECKSQQKELDQQIQALRNSLQIIQSPHPHASVSLIVPIEVTDAGEFELEASYVVNQASWTPLYDLRLDSTHKSLNLSYLAEVTQSTGEDWLGVALTLSTAKPGLGTLPPKLNPWYIDTLTPPNQSNQLLRSRQKLAPSPSLPSITAMPAPASGEMALAAQAEITTDDLIVAENTVAEVAKTGSIITFKLHGDGNIPSDGTPHKITIFHDDYPCNFNYVAIPRLVSFAYLEANVKNSADGATLLPGNANIFRDDMFVGTTQLENIAPGQEFKLNLGIDEGLKIERDLVERQVDKKLIGNQRRTTYTYRLVITNLLNQATHLQLTEQLPVSRNEQIKVRLNRSNPQIQLGEMGILEWNLNILPQEKQELFYQFTIEHPPELTIIGLNI, encoded by the coding sequence GTGGTTAACCCAGAAGCACCTTCTTGGCAAAAAACAGTACAAAGTCAGATTGTGGCTGTGACGGTGTACAGTGACAAAGCTTTGGTTACACGCAAAGGAAAGGTTGCGTTAATTGGTACAGAAAAGTCACTAGTAATTACTTCACTGCCGGTAACTCTAGAAACAGATTCTGTCAGAGTTAGTGGTACAGGTACAGTAGGGGTGCGCTTATTGGGGGTAAATTGCGATCGCATTTACACCACCGAACCTGTAGGAGAAAGAGTTGCCCACTTAAATAGGCAAATTCAGCAATTAGAAGCAGAAAAACGCCATCTACAAGCCCAAATTGATGCTCTAGGCTTACAATCTAAGTTTATCGAAGGCTTAAGAGAAAAGACAGAAGAACCATTTGCTCAAAGCCTATCGCGGAAAAATCTTAGTCCTAGTGAAACTCTGGATTTTCTCAACTTTTTAGGTAGTCAGTATAGCGAATATGCGATCGCTTCTGGTGAATGTAAAAGCCAGCAAAAAGAATTAGATCAACAAATTCAAGCACTCCGCAATTCATTACAAATTATTCAGTCACCCCACCCCCACGCCAGTGTTAGCTTGATTGTGCCAATTGAGGTGACTGATGCAGGTGAATTTGAGCTAGAAGCATCCTATGTAGTCAATCAAGCAAGTTGGACTCCCTTATATGATTTGCGCTTAGATAGCACGCACAAAAGTTTAAATTTAAGTTATCTAGCTGAAGTGACTCAAAGTACTGGTGAAGATTGGTTGGGTGTAGCGCTTACCCTATCGACAGCTAAACCAGGGTTGGGAACACTGCCACCAAAATTAAACCCCTGGTATATTGATACACTAACACCGCCAAATCAATCAAATCAATTATTGCGATCGCGCCAAAAGCTAGCCCCTAGTCCATCCCTACCCAGCATAACAGCTATGCCTGCTCCCGCTTCTGGAGAAATGGCACTAGCAGCACAAGCAGAAATAACCACAGATGATTTGATAGTTGCGGAAAATACAGTAGCTGAAGTTGCCAAAACTGGCAGTATTATTACTTTTAAACTACATGGAGACGGTAATATTCCCAGTGATGGCACACCCCATAAAATCACTATTTTTCATGACGATTATCCATGCAATTTTAATTATGTAGCCATACCACGTTTAGTCAGTTTTGCCTATTTAGAAGCCAATGTCAAAAACAGTGCTGATGGCGCAACTTTATTACCCGGCAACGCTAATATTTTCCGTGATGATATGTTTGTTGGCACAACTCAACTAGAAAATATTGCCCCAGGACAAGAATTTAAACTAAATTTAGGTATTGATGAAGGTTTAAAAATTGAGCGTGATTTAGTTGAGCGTCAAGTCGATAAAAAACTGATTGGAAATCAACGCCGAACGACTTATACTTATCGCTTAGTAATTACAAACTTACTCAATCAAGCAACCCATTTACAATTAACTGAACAATTACCAGTCAGCCGCAACGAACAAATTAAAGTGCGGCTCAACCGCAGTAACCCGCAAATTCAATTAGGAGAAATGGGCATCTTAGAATGGAATTTGAATATTCTTCCCCAAGAAAAACAGGAATTATTTTATCAATTCACTATTGAACATCCACCTGAACTAACCATTATAGGATTAAATATTTAA
- the trmB gene encoding tRNA (guanosine(46)-N7)-methyltransferase TrmB: MAAVRVRQHVNPLAQKYSTPANPLAWEKIYACSHQPLHLDIGCAKGRFVLQMAQVEPNWNFLGLEIREPLVVEANQLRCELGLTNLHYLYCNANNSLQPLLSSLPIGILQRVTIQFPDPWFKTRHAKRRVVQPELVADLANYLAVGGVVLLQSDMEFVAIEMRDRFAANPAFQKVGTEEWLAENPLPVPTEREVYTQNKGEPVYRVLFEKRE, from the coding sequence TTGGCTGCTGTCCGCGTTCGTCAACACGTCAACCCGTTAGCTCAAAAATACTCCACGCCAGCGAACCCATTGGCATGGGAAAAAATTTATGCTTGTTCACATCAACCACTACATTTAGATATTGGTTGTGCTAAGGGAAGATTTGTGTTGCAGATGGCACAGGTAGAACCAAATTGGAATTTTCTGGGTTTAGAAATTCGAGAACCTTTGGTAGTAGAGGCTAATCAATTGCGTTGTGAGTTGGGATTGACTAATCTCCATTATTTATATTGCAATGCTAATAACTCTTTGCAGCCGCTATTATCATCTTTGCCTATAGGAATTTTGCAGCGTGTGACGATTCAATTTCCTGATCCTTGGTTTAAAACTCGTCATGCCAAACGTCGTGTAGTGCAACCAGAATTAGTGGCAGATTTAGCTAATTATTTAGCAGTTGGGGGAGTTGTATTACTACAATCAGATATGGAATTTGTAGCGATAGAAATGCGCGATCGCTTTGCGGCAAATCCTGCTTTTCAAAAAGTAGGTACAGAAGAATGGTTAGCAGAAAATCCTCTTCCAGTACCTACAGAAAGGGAAGTGTATACGCAAAATAAGGGTGAACCTGTTTATCGGGTGTTATTTGAAAAACGTGAGTAA
- a CDS encoding pyridoxamine 5'-phosphate oxidase family protein: MAKVFDCITKELQEFIAAQHLFFVASAPLSPDGHVNMSPKGLDCFRIISPHQVAYLDLTGSGNETSAHLQENGRITLMFCAFAEPPSILRLYGKGKTILPNSSEWDSLYCVFPQIPGTRQIIVADIERVQTSCGFAVPLYEYRGQRQILVDWAEKKGEQGIREYQKQKNVVSIDGLATPLSKLP, from the coding sequence ATGGCTAAAGTTTTTGACTGTATCACCAAAGAATTGCAAGAATTTATTGCAGCCCAACACTTGTTTTTTGTGGCTTCTGCACCCCTAAGCCCTGATGGTCACGTGAATATGTCGCCTAAAGGATTAGACTGTTTTCGGATTATCTCACCTCATCAAGTAGCTTATTTAGACTTGACAGGTAGTGGTAATGAAACCTCAGCCCATCTGCAAGAAAATGGGCGGATCACTTTAATGTTTTGTGCTTTTGCAGAACCACCATCTATTTTGCGTCTCTACGGCAAAGGAAAAACAATTTTACCCAATTCTTCAGAATGGGATTCTTTATACTGCGTATTTCCTCAAATTCCTGGAACTCGACAAATAATTGTTGCTGATATTGAGCGAGTACAAACATCCTGTGGTTTTGCTGTACCACTTTATGAATATCGAGGTCAAAGACAGATTTTAGTTGATTGGGCAGAGAAAAAAGGTGAACAGGGAATCAGAGAATATCAAAAGCAAAAAAATGTTGTCAGTATTGATGGTTTAGCTACTCCATTGAGTAAATTACCTTAA
- a CDS encoding DUF433 domain-containing protein, translated as MDLQSRITIDPNVLVGKPIIKGTRLAVEFIIDLLAQGWTNEEILRNYPGITLEDIQACLGYASASLKAEKVYAFPG; from the coding sequence ATGGATTTGCAATCCCGAATTACTATAGATCCTAACGTCCTTGTCGGCAAACCAATTATTAAAGGCACTCGTCTTGCTGTTGAGTTTATTATTGACCTTCTTGCTCAAGGCTGGACAAATGAAGAAATTCTCCGCAACTACCCTGGTATTACCCTTGAAGATATTCAAGCTTGTTTAGGCTATGCTAGTGCCAGTCTTAAAGCTGAAAAAGTTTACGCTTTTCCTGGGTAG
- a CDS encoding glutathione S-transferase family protein, producing the protein MSELTLIIGNKNYSSWSLRPWLAMKQLGVEFQEICIPLYTPDAPAKISQYSPAGKVPILLHDQQTIWDSLAICEYLAETFPTLHWWPEDKSARATARAVSCEMHSGFQHLRQNMSMNCRAKYPGQGLTPEVQKDIDRITKIWQDARQNFGVGDNFLFGQFTIADAFFAPVVLRFITYDVQLDHISQDYAQTILALPALQEWIEAAKQETEVIPQYEKSSKKVGT; encoded by the coding sequence ATGTCTGAACTGACTTTAATAATTGGCAATAAAAATTATTCATCCTGGTCACTGCGTCCTTGGCTAGCGATGAAACAATTGGGTGTAGAATTTCAAGAGATTTGCATACCTCTTTACACTCCCGACGCTCCAGCGAAAATTAGCCAATACTCTCCAGCCGGCAAAGTACCTATACTGTTGCATGATCAGCAAACAATTTGGGATTCCCTGGCAATTTGTGAATACTTAGCCGAAACTTTCCCAACACTCCACTGGTGGCCAGAGGATAAATCTGCTAGAGCAACTGCTCGTGCTGTTAGTTGCGAAATGCACTCAGGCTTTCAACACCTGCGGCAAAATATGAGCATGAATTGCCGTGCTAAATATCCTGGTCAAGGTTTAACACCAGAAGTACAAAAAGATATTGACCGCATCACAAAAATTTGGCAAGATGCACGCCAAAATTTTGGAGTTGGAGATAATTTTTTATTTGGTCAATTCACCATTGCTGATGCGTTTTTTGCCCCTGTTGTTTTGCGCTTTATTACCTATGATGTGCAACTCGATCATATTTCTCAAGATTACGCCCAAACAATTTTAGCGCTACCAGCTTTGCAAGAATGGATAGAAGCAGCAAAACAAGAGACAGAAGTTATCCCGCAGTATGAAAAGTCAAGCAAAAAAGTTGGAACTTAG
- a CDS encoding LysR family transcriptional regulator — MKISQLRAVVAVAERGNFSEAALDLQLTQPAVSHAIATLEEELGVPLFARGRHGAILTPAGERILHHVRQAMQHLEMMQLEANLHKGLHGGHVRVAAFRSVATHLLPKAIAQFHEQFPEVGVTIIECLSYLEAEQCLREGRADIGITYLPTSNDFTAWEILRDEYVALLPPKAKVNSKQITWEDIATHSPVILSCLPCGKPLHHHLKQLVPTMNTISNIQEDSTIVSMVNQGLSAAILPRLAAVPIPSAVQVYRLPKPLERVMGVAIRSQSLHIPSVFKFLEMLKDFDFYSLAKSTY; from the coding sequence ATGAAAATTTCCCAACTTCGCGCCGTAGTTGCAGTAGCAGAGCGTGGTAATTTTAGTGAAGCAGCTTTAGATTTGCAGCTTACTCAACCAGCAGTGAGTCATGCGATCGCTACTCTAGAAGAAGAATTGGGTGTACCTTTATTCGCTAGAGGTCGTCATGGCGCTATTTTGACACCGGCCGGGGAACGCATCCTGCATCATGTGCGCCAAGCCATGCAACATCTGGAAATGATGCAGTTAGAAGCAAACCTACATAAAGGTTTACACGGTGGTCATGTGCGGGTAGCGGCTTTTCGCAGTGTGGCGACTCACTTATTACCAAAAGCGATCGCTCAATTTCATGAACAATTTCCGGAAGTTGGTGTCACAATTATTGAGTGTCTTTCTTATCTGGAAGCTGAACAATGTTTGCGAGAAGGAAGGGCAGATATTGGCATTACTTATTTACCAACTAGCAACGACTTTACAGCTTGGGAAATTCTCAGAGATGAATATGTAGCTTTGCTACCACCAAAAGCTAAAGTGAATAGTAAGCAAATTACTTGGGAAGATATAGCTACACATTCACCTGTGATACTTTCTTGTTTACCTTGTGGAAAACCTCTCCATCATCATCTTAAGCAGTTAGTGCCGACGATGAATACTATTAGTAATATTCAGGAAGACTCCACTATTGTCAGCATGGTTAATCAAGGATTGAGCGCAGCCATTTTACCCCGGTTAGCAGCTGTACCCATTCCTTCAGCAGTGCAAGTTTATCGTTTACCAAAACCGTTAGAAAGAGTTATGGGTGTGGCTATTCGCTCTCAATCTCTCCACATTCCCTCTGTGTTTAAATTTCTGGAAATGCTGAAAGATTTTGATTTTTATAGTTTAGCTAAATCCACATATTAA
- a CDS encoding GNAT family N-acetyltransferase, with translation MQYQVVNQLTDNQIVELVDLYQNEFWSKNRQYQDVVKMLTTSDVIIGLIDQREQLIGFTRVLTDFVYRATIYDVIIKPSHRNKGLGAKLIDAIINHPQLITVEHLTLYCLPEMIPFYQRYGFTATTGKFEFMYRKN, from the coding sequence ATGCAATACCAAGTTGTTAACCAATTGACCGACAATCAAATAGTAGAATTAGTAGACTTATACCAAAATGAATTTTGGAGTAAAAATAGACAATATCAAGATGTTGTCAAAATGTTGACCACGTCTGATGTTATTATTGGTTTGATTGATCAGCGCGAACAATTAATTGGTTTTACTCGTGTCTTAACTGACTTTGTTTACAGAGCAACTATTTATGATGTCATTATTAAACCTAGCCACAGAAACAAAGGACTTGGTGCTAAATTAATTGATGCAATTATCAATCATCCGCAATTGATTACAGTTGAACATTTAACTCTTTATTGTTTACCAGAAATGATCCCGTTTTATCAACGCTATGGTTTTACAGCTACTACAGGTAAATTTGAATTCATGTACAGAAAAAACTGA
- a CDS encoding ATP-binding protein, producing MPSLKLSQTGLEIVKQARKERGWTIDNPSWLEAASQIIEPELNWENAEVFAAGVSLPTWKRFLRGDGIDASVFKAFCQVLDLNWSEVIERTFNSPLASTTQIPHIPLFFGRGYELATLTQAVEGGTRLVAITGIGGIGKTAVAAKLAQTLQGRFQQTLWFSFHITPPATNAPLTLPPQTLLVFDGWDGILGGDVYDGLRQRAGQYRLGYEPYAEFLRTVVQTAHTSCVILTSREQPEGLNTWRGAAGVVIFPLGGLMEGAIELLQHHQLTFDAQQWVTLVNQYGGNPLFLNMAANFIHELFAGDVGEFLASGTIVAGEFEPLVRQWLQHISSVEQILIKFLATKAQGFTREEILSYLGSDVANGDIFAALLSLKRRALLETIKDGEQERFFLQPVILKCVQRLFR from the coding sequence ATGCCTAGCCTCAAACTCTCGCAGACTGGACTGGAAATAGTTAAACAAGCTCGTAAGGAAAGAGGCTGGACGATTGATAACCCATCTTGGTTAGAGGCAGCTAGTCAAATTATTGAACCTGAGCTTAACTGGGAAAATGCGGAAGTATTTGCAGCAGGCGTATCTTTACCAACATGGAAGCGTTTTCTGCGAGGCGATGGCATTGATGCTTCGGTATTTAAAGCCTTCTGTCAAGTTTTGGATTTGAATTGGTCAGAAGTCATTGAACGTACCTTCAACTCACCCCTAGCTAGCACAACTCAAATTCCCCATATTCCTTTGTTTTTTGGACGAGGTTACGAGCTGGCGACACTCACCCAGGCGGTTGAAGGTGGAACTCGCCTAGTAGCGATTACAGGAATTGGTGGTATTGGGAAAACGGCTGTAGCTGCTAAACTGGCTCAAACTTTGCAAGGGCGATTTCAACAAACTTTGTGGTTTTCGTTTCATATCACACCACCAGCGACAAATGCACCCCTAACCTTACCACCGCAAACCTTGCTAGTTTTTGATGGTTGGGATGGAATTTTAGGAGGCGATGTCTACGACGGACTACGGCAACGGGCTGGGCAATATCGTTTAGGATATGAACCATACGCCGAATTTCTGCGGACAGTGGTACAGACGGCTCACACTAGTTGCGTAATTTTGACGAGTCGAGAACAACCAGAAGGATTAAATACCTGGAGAGGCGCTGCGGGTGTAGTAATTTTCCCCCTCGGTGGACTTATGGAGGGTGCTATTGAGCTTTTGCAGCATCATCAACTTACCTTCGATGCTCAACAGTGGGTGACATTGGTAAACCAATATGGCGGTAATCCATTGTTTCTCAATATGGCAGCTAATTTCATTCACGAACTATTTGCTGGGGATGTGGGAGAATTTTTAGCCTCTGGAACTATAGTAGCTGGTGAATTTGAGCCGCTTGTCAGGCAATGGTTGCAGCATATTTCCTCTGTGGAACAAATCCTCATCAAGTTTTTGGCAACCAAAGCACAAGGATTCACTCGTGAAGAAATTCTCTCATACCTGGGAAGTGATGTTGCCAATGGGGATATTTTTGCGGCACTCTTATCCTTAAAACGCAGAGCATTGTTAGAAACTATCAAAGATGGTGAGCAGGAACGCTTTTTTTTACAACCTGTGATTCTCAAATGTGTACAGCGCTTGTTTAGGTAG
- a CDS encoding DUF2207 domain-containing protein: protein MWTKIIQRLCLFCVALFLSLGLTINHATAQSPPFYWDFINVDLAVQTNGDMLVTETQKYTFTGDYKNQRYRYIPLDKVDEITEVSVSENGQVLPITTGIENNQLWIRWEHQIKPPESHTFVLKYRVIGGLHVNSDDAQVYWKAIFSDRLAPVKQAKVTVELPEVFATGIKDFRSYGVTANIRQVNSRTIEFLAQAPIQPQNELEVQVTFNRAGTNLTTPQWQNSSFWSLSIVLLMLMCLPFLLVIFLSRIFRRNRTSYYSSGSSYSYFDGGGGGGGGGGGGGGGGGGGGGGGG from the coding sequence ATGTGGACTAAAATCATTCAAAGATTGTGTCTGTTTTGCGTTGCTTTATTTCTGAGTCTGGGTCTTACTATCAATCATGCCACGGCACAATCACCACCATTTTATTGGGATTTTATTAATGTTGATCTGGCTGTCCAAACTAACGGTGATATGTTAGTGACTGAAACCCAGAAATATACATTTACTGGAGACTATAAAAATCAACGTTATCGCTATATTCCTCTAGATAAAGTAGACGAAATTACAGAAGTTTCAGTATCAGAAAATGGTCAAGTTCTGCCGATTACAACAGGTATTGAAAATAATCAACTCTGGATTCGCTGGGAACATCAGATCAAACCACCAGAGAGTCATACTTTTGTGTTGAAATACCGTGTTATCGGTGGGTTACACGTGAATAGTGATGATGCACAAGTATACTGGAAAGCTATTTTTAGCGATCGCCTAGCTCCTGTCAAGCAAGCAAAAGTTACAGTAGAACTTCCAGAGGTATTTGCTACTGGTATCAAAGATTTCCGGAGCTACGGCGTAACCGCAAACATCCGCCAAGTGAATAGCCGAACTATTGAGTTTTTAGCACAAGCACCCATCCAACCACAGAATGAGTTAGAAGTTCAAGTCACCTTTAACCGCGCAGGTACTAATCTCACAACTCCTCAATGGCAAAATTCATCGTTTTGGTCTCTTAGTATCGTCCTATTGATGTTGATGTGTTTGCCATTTTTGCTTGTTATCTTCTTGAGTAGGATTTTCCGTAGAAATAGAACTAGCTATTACAGCAGTGGCAGTAGCTATAGCTATTTCGACGGTGGTGGTGGCGGTGGTGGTGGTGGTGGCGGTGGTGGTGGTGGTGGTGGTGGCGGTGGTGGCGGTGGTGGTTGA
- a CDS encoding GIY-YIG nuclease family protein → MTTETNITDLSSLEYIPYIDDDGQLPEYLQGKIGVYAIFNQEKILQFVGYSRDVYLSLRQHLVRQPQQCYWLKVQTIDRPNRTVLENIEKAWIAENSDIPPGNGELKEKWTQPIDAKAEMTVEEQTNYQNPIHDDLAQIKIIKNVARRVEAEILAALELRGLKTQLRFHPKLKEEGLLDLK, encoded by the coding sequence ATGACAACCGAAACTAATATTACAGATTTATCTAGCTTAGAATATATTCCTTATATTGATGATGATGGTCAATTACCCGAATATCTTCAAGGAAAAATAGGAGTATATGCCATCTTTAATCAAGAGAAAATATTACAATTTGTCGGATATTCTCGTGATGTTTATCTAAGTCTCAGACAACATTTAGTCCGGCAACCACAACAATGTTATTGGCTAAAAGTACAAACTATTGATCGCCCGAATCGTACAGTTTTAGAAAACATTGAAAAAGCTTGGATAGCTGAAAATAGTGATATTCCGCCAGGAAACGGAGAACTTAAAGAAAAATGGACGCAACCCATAGACGCTAAAGCAGAAATGACTGTAGAAGAACAAACAAATTATCAAAATCCGATCCATGATGATCTGGCACAAATTAAAATTATCAAAAATGTCGCCAGACGAGTAGAAGCAGAAATTTTAGCAGCTTTAGAATTACGTGGTTTGAAAACCCAGTTGCGTTTCCATCCTAAATTAAAAGAAGAAGGATTACTAGATTTGAAATAA